From a region of the Triticum aestivum cultivar Chinese Spring chromosome 7D, IWGSC CS RefSeq v2.1, whole genome shotgun sequence genome:
- the LOC123166816 gene encoding uncharacterized protein, giving the protein MDWYAWLSKAGLTPAATYEYGLLFSENELEPGDAPDFDHDLLKSMGIAVAKHRLEILKLARKDAAAAASSQSSSSAAARLARRAGRCIARCARRLGGGGGAGGRRYSSSSVTVVPRICNGAAGDVVVRAGAVRRRSSVKKMVLMITDGGVASGGGGGGGVRFSGSQKASLMFQDCAYEDDDEDGAREEDEERCSDGGTAGGESEIKWDSMFQDLKPT; this is encoded by the coding sequence atggactgGTACGCGTGGCTGTCGAAGGCGGGGCTGACGCCGGCGGCGACGTACGAGTACGGGCTGCTCTTCAGCGAGAACGAGCTGGAGCCGGGCGACGCGCCGGACTTCGACCACGACCTGCTCAAGAGCATGGGCATCGCCGTCGCCAAGCACCGCCTCGAGATCCTCAAGCTCGCCCggaaggacgccgccgccgccgcctcgtcccagtcctcctcctccgcggccgcccgGCTCGCGCGCAGGGCCGGCAGGTGCATCGCCCGGTGCGCGCGCCGgctgggcgggggcgggggcgccggCGGGAGGCGGTACTCCTCGTCCTCCGTCACCGTGGTGCCGCGGATCTGCAACGGCGCGGCCGGCGACGTGGTGGTCCGCGCCGGCGCCGTGCGGCGGAGGAGCAGCGTGAAGAAGATGGTGCTCATGATCACCGACGGCGGCgtcgcgagcggcggcggcggcggcggcggcgtccggttCTCCGGGTCGCAGAAGGCCAGCCTCATGTTCCAGGACTGCGCgtacgaggacgacgacgaggacggcgcccgcgaggaggacgaggagcggtGCTCCGACGGCGGCACCGCCGGGGGCGAGAGCGAGATCAAGTGGGACTCCATGTTTCAGGACCTCAAGCCGACGTGA
- the LOC123171422 gene encoding uncharacterized protein, translating into MQRGEEHGFSSSSIPAMVHSFFSISFVPLPRRHLPTSTRRPWLSFQVDLLWGSLAAAVHHRPFPTRRCREVAATVVKDFDDAVKHLVDLLRTSNDRSTEGKLEVFVCYGWFEGVGASAVLRATAKLLNSTTCDDFNTRKHFDRVVYVDCSNCINRRAMQRAIAKELNLHHAMPIIDKQDEHDDFRGVHNSNRKEVPGIGSLITKSLRDERFLMIFYYEVVEDIDLIECGIPVFGKGILLWTNCRRFLVHTRESKLMSPSASNDIFISFYQNEGIKQIHNILHEEAVGVIGGTGMDGINPEIVLDCFLYSIFLTAQLPKNSIGVDYGWATHACNYWICDGILEDRAWEIGNALYGVIPQFDYYSEKIWGYFSDETRRLAMASDYYGRKKSYEGWCSVTSNKPTADDISYVPGSASSYFLTCQGDDPVYIHFVLLPQMIELMTNLRELNTKGVLWKAVSHAWKKLQKLHKLRLSESSDVVTVDICSFADMMNLELLDLSGNTHMESLPTLSSARSLKMLVIDGCSSLEHVALEGAPPLLESFSFDGYGPAENWTHSIHLPRKELRLKSRMAPVEIVKVTKISLHGCGRLQNIFLRALPCLEELDLSGTAIKILDLRAMDVPKLKKLFLLGCEQLRSLIWHGPPRLKVLHVDTQRKIRSMISCGEQGSFNIEVCIAFTDGRFIWSSSKGLFFQTLNILSKVYLLISCMSHSEANITKSIKEIGSSKQGLVPTRSLLPYNDIALANDVTCSVLVWNCRQLQTLNVHIEIGKGSYNLDSMQDEGDFRSFTGYVESLHVHDNCSITAIPPTNWGRLEWCHVERCPKLNYVFSRRKGTYSFQCIKIFSASDLLVAYCIWGGINKTWGDFYYSHQSLQQLQHIYLYNCPRLVLVLTISFTLPNLETLQIAYCSSLRHVFPLDDKYPTEIVSGVTFKNLKDIKLHHLHKLEQICEARLTAPALQTVGIRDCWALKRLPAVACDGPKPVVDCEKDMWDKLEWDGLDAGHHPSLFETRHSTYHKKTLPRGSYLRSVAC; encoded by the exons ATGCAGCGCGGCGAGGAGCATGGATTCAGCAGTTCAAGCATTCCAGCAATGGTCCACTCTTTCTTCTCCATCTCATTCGTTCCTCTCCCCCGTCGCCACCTgcccacctccactcgccgccccTGGCTCTCCTTTCAAGTAGATCTGCTCTGGGGGAGCCTAGCCGCCGCCGTCCACCATCGGCCCTTCCCTACCCGTCGCTGCCGAGAGGTCGCCGCGACG GTTGTAAAGGACTTTGATGACGCCGTCAAACATTTGGTTGATCTTTTGCGTACAAGCAACGACCGTTCTACAGAAGGCAAACTCGAAGTATTCGTCTGTTATGGCTGGTTTGAGGGCGTGGGAGCATCTGCTGTCCTTAGAGCTACAGCCAAACTCCTAAACTCTACAACATGTGATGATTTCAACACGAGAAAGCATTTTGACAGAGTCGTCTACGTGGACTGCTCAAATTGTATAAACAGAAGGGCCATGCAGAGGGCAATCGCAAAGGAGTTGAACCTTCACCATGCAATGCCCAT aattGATAAGCAAGATGAACATGATGATTTCAGAGGGGTACACAACAGCAATAGAAAAGAGGTGCCAGGGATCGGAAGTTTGATTACTAAGTCACTAAGAGATGAaagatttttgatgattttttattatGAAGTAGTTGAAGATATTGATCTGATAGAATGTGGCATTCCTGTTTTCGGTAAAGGTATATTGTTATGGACCAATTGCAGAAGATTTCTGGTCCACACGAGAGAAAGCAAGTTGATGTCCCCTTCTGCTAGTAATGATATTTTTATCAGTTTCTATCAGAATGAAGGCATAAAACAAATACATAATATATTGCATGAAGAAGCTGTCGGAGTGATTGGTGGCACTGGTATGGATGGCATCAACCCAGAAATAGTTTTGGATTGCTTCCTGTACTCAATCTTCTTGACAGCACAGTTACCTAAAAACTCTATTGGTGTTGACTATGGTTGGGCTACTCATGCTTGCAACTACTGGATATGTGATGGAATCCTTGAGGATAGAGCATGGGAGATCGGTAATGCATTGTATGGAGTGATACCGCAATTTGACTATTATTCAGAAAAAATATGGGGCTATTTTTCAGATGAAACAAGACGTTTGGCAATGGCATCAGATTATTATGGACGAAAAAAATCTTATGAAGGTTGGTGTTCAGTCACCTCTAACAAACCAACAGCAGATGATATCTCTTACGTTCCTGGAAGTGCATCATCATATTTCCTAACATGCCAGGGAGATGATCCAGTATATATAC ATTTTGTTTTGTTGCCTCAGATGATTGAGCTTATGACCAATCTCAGGGAGCTGAATACAAAGGGAGTCTTATGGAAGGCTGTAAGTCATGCATGGAAGAAGCTACAGAAGCTTCATAAGCTCCGGTTAAGCGAATCTTCAGATGTGGTTACAGTGGACATTTGTTCTTTTGCGGATATGATGAATCTGGAGCTCCTTGACTTGTCTGGCAACACTCACATGGAATCATTGCCGACATTGTCGTCCGCAAGAAGTCTGAAGATGCTTGTTATTGATGGTTGTTCCAGCTTGGAGCATGTTGCACTGGAAGGAGCTCCTCCACTGCTTGAAAGTTTTAGCTTTGATGGTTACGGCCCAGCAGAGAATTGGACTCACTCCATACATCTGCCACGAAAGGAATTGCGCCTCAAGTCTCGTATGGCTCCAGTTGAAATAGTCAAGGTGACTAAGATCTCCCTCCATGGCTGTGGTCGATTGCAAAACATATTCTTGCGTGCATTGCCCTGTCTGGAGGAACTGGACCTCTCTGGTACAGCCATTAAAATACTTGACCTCCGAGCAATGGATGTCCCGAAACTCAAGAAGTTATTTCTACTGGGTTGTGAGCAGCTTCGTAGCCTAATCTGGCATGGCCCACCTAGATTGAAAGTGCTCCATGTGGACACACAGAGGAAGATTAGATCAATGATCAGTTGTGGAGAACAGGGATCCTTCAACATTGAGGTATGTATTGCTTTTACGGATGGGAGGTTCATTTGGTCATCCTCAAAGGGACTCTTTTTCCAGACACTAAATATTCTCTCCAAGGTATACCTTCTTATCTCTTGTATGAGCCATAGTGAAGCCAACATCACCAAAAGTATCAAGGAGATTGGCTCTAGCAAACAGGGTTTGGTTCCAACAAGGTCGTTATTACCGTATAATGATATTGCTCTGGCTAATGATGTTACATGCTCGGTCTTGGTGTGGAACTGTCGACAACTCCAAACTTTGAATGTGCATATCGAGATTGGTAAAGGAAGCTATAATTTAGATAGTATGCAAGACGAAGGGGATTTCAGAAGCTTCACAGGATATGTTGAATCATTGCATGTGCATGATAATTGCTCCATCACTGCTATCCCCCCAACGAACTGGGGGAGACTAGAATGGTGTCATGTTGAGAGGTGCCCCAAGCTAAACTATGTGTTTTCACGTCGGAAGGGAACATACAGCTTTCAATGTATAAAGATATTTTCAGCTTCTGATCTCCTAGTGGCCTATTGCATCTGGGGAGGCATCAATAAAACTTGGGGTGACTTTTATTACAGTCATCAGAGTCTCCAACAACTGCAACACATATACCTGTACAATTGCCCAAGGCTGGTGCTCGTCCTCACCATTTCCTTCACCTTGCCCAACTTGGAGACCCTCCAGATTGCATATTGCAGTAGCCTTCGACATGTTTTTCCATTGGACGACAAGTACCCTACGGAAATAGTATCTGGTGTCACATTCAAGAACCTGAAGGACATCAAGCTACACCATCTTCACAAGCTGGAGCAGATATGTGAGGCCAGATTGACCGCACCTGCGCTGCAGACGGTCGGCATCAGGGACTGCTGGGCTCTCAAGCGTCTGCCAGCTGTAGCGTGTGATGGTCCTAAGCCGGTGGTGGACTGCGAGAAGGATATGTGGGACAAGCTCGAGTGGGATGGCCTGGACGCTGGACATCACCCGTCGCTCTTCGAAACGCGCCACTCCACTTATCACAAGAAGACCCTCCCAAGGGGCTCCTATCTAAGGTCCGTCGCATGTTGA